The proteins below are encoded in one region of Dioscorea cayenensis subsp. rotundata cultivar TDr96_F1 chromosome 18, TDr96_F1_v2_PseudoChromosome.rev07_lg8_w22 25.fasta, whole genome shotgun sequence:
- the LOC120281787 gene encoding STOREKEEPER protein-like: MPTKRLTSPRSRKRPDISNPKPSPNPKKPKSSEFNAMQPRKSPRSRPATPGKLSDFATATSRSAPKKWTDSDEIALLKGVLAFRDKTGAVPAAQTIHSFYDSIKDSVSAPLDPSQAYNKIRRLKAFHLNNRRSGPTPHNAVIYELCSKIWGVNEKKGDGDDGDDDDADEDGDGDGDDNDKEEKEKGDEDVDYPHLSAFVALHRKEHLHLSGEFLNEGLKMIDPEKAKELEVRLMEHCRSVARIQVRRFELCKQVLKMLIGP; the protein is encoded by the coding sequence ATGCCCACCAAGCGCCTCACCTCTCCTCGTTCCCGCAAGCGCCCTGATATCTCCAACCCCAaaccctctccaaaccctaagaAACCGAAATCCTCTGAATTCAACGCAATGCAACCGAGAAAGAGCCCTAGATCTCGACCAGCCACTCCCGGCAAGCTCTCCGATTTCGCCACTGCCACCAGCCGGAGCGCCCCCAAGAAGTGGACCGACAGCGATGAGATCGCGCTCTTGAAGGGCGTCCTCGCGTTCCGCGATAAAACCGGCGCCGTTCCCGCCGCGCAGACGATTCATTCCTTCTACGATTCCATCAAGGACTCCGTCAGTGCTCCTCTCGACCCAAGCCAGGCCTACAACAAGATACGGCGTCTGAAGGCCTTTCACCTCAATAACCGCCGTTCTGGTCCGACGCCTCACAATGCTGTGATCTATGAGCTATGTTCTAAGATTTGGGGTGTTAATGAGAAGAagggtgatggtgatgatggggatgatgatgatgctgatgaagatggtgatggtgatggtgatgataatgataaggaggagaaggaaaagggtgatgaggatgttgattaTCCGCACCTCAGTGCTTTTGTGGCTTTGCATCGGAAGGAGCATCTTCATTTATCCGGTGAATTCTTGAATGAGGGTCTGAAAATGATTGATCCCGAGAAGGCTAAGGAGCTGGAGGTGAGGTTGATGGAACATTGCCGTAGCGTTGCTAGAATTCAGGTGAGACGGTTTGAACTTTGCAAACAAGTTCTTAAGATGCTGATCGGACCTTGA